The window GGCCGTGCCGCAGACGAGCATCGTGGCGACAAAGAGCCAATGGTCGGCACGCGGCGTTTTTTCGAACGCGATCAGCGCGCCCGCAATCAGCAGACCAATCAGGCCGGCCCGCCACGCGCGGCGTACCGTGGACACGCCGTCTGAACGAGCGGAGTCGAACGGCGCGTGTAGATCGCGTTTCATGCGAGAGCCGAAAGCGAACGACCGGTGCGACGAATAGAAGGAAATACGTGATCTGCGAAAGCGTGTGATGCCGTCATACTCAGGTTTACCCTGCAGTCGCGAATCTGCCATTAGCTTTCCCCTGGCTTTTATAGGTTCTCGCGCGCCCCGGCTGAACGTCGAGGGGTGTTGCTGCATCGTTCGAGAGCCACTTCCTTAGCGTTCGGCCATGTCGAATAGTATTCGATCGACGCGCAAACGGAGTGGTTTTGTGAGGCGAGGCGGCGATAGGCTTAAAGGTAGATGTCACGCGCACTTTCATTTTTCTTGCAAAGCGCAACGAGGCGAGACATTTAGCAGGCTCCATTCTTGCGCATTCTCCGGCCGTATGATGACGATTTGACAGGGCCCGAAGCCGGATAGTTTTACCGTGAGTTACAAACGCCGCGCTTTCTTTTACCGATCGGGGCCGAGTGTTCTGTCTGTGCGTAAACGAACTAAACGAGCGCCCTGGTCGCGCGCTTGAGCACGTCGCTCTGCCTGACCTCTTCGACGACGAACTGGACAAAGGCCGCCACGCGCGGGGGCAGGTGCTTGCGCGCCGCGTAGTAGATGCAAATGTCGCTGCGTTTGTCGTTGAACTTGGGCAGCACGCACTTGAGCTTGCCCGCCGCAATGAGCGGCGCCGCATGATGCAGGCCGAGCAGGACGATGCCGCACCCGGCGACGGCGAGCTCCGTCAAGGCTTCGGTGTCGGTGACGATCAAATGGGAGCGGGGCTGAACGATCGCTTCCTTGTTTTTCGAGCGCAGTTTCCAGGGCTGAATTCTTCCCGAACTGGGAGAGCGGAACGCGATGAGCTCATGGCGTTCCAGGTCGTCGACGGATTGCGGTTCGCCGTTGCGCTTCAAATAAGCGGGCGCCGCGCATAGCACTAACGTCAACGGCGCGAGCGTGCGGGCGACCACGCTTGAATCGGTATCGTGCAGCTTGCCGATCGCGCAGTCGAACCCTTCGGAAACGAGATCGACGTGGCGGTTTTCGAATCGCAGATCGAGCGTGACGTGCGGATAGCGCTCGCGAAACGTGTTCAACACCGGCAAGAGGGCGACGCGGCTGAACGCAAGCGGCAACGAGACTTTCACGAGGCCGCCGACCTGCGTCTCGTCGGCGGACAGCGTGGCAAGCGCGTCTTCGATCTGTTGCGCCGGTTGCTGCACCATCATGTAGAGACGCCGGCCTTCCTCGGTGACGGAGAGATGCCGCGTCGTGCGTTGAAACAAGCGGCAACCGAGCGATGCTTCGAGCAGGCCGATTTGTTTGCTCACGGCGCCGGGCGTCACGCCGAGCTGGCGGCCCGCCGCGGAAAAATTCTCCGACTCGACGGTGGCGGTGAAGGTCTTCAACGCCCTCAAAAGATCGATCGAGCCGCTTGCGCCGTTTTTCATTTTCCACCATCGCTCATCACTGTTTCATCGCTTCATAGCATAGACCAGGGCGGCCGCTGCGCCGAGAATGGACGTCGCGATGCAAGCCGCTATCTCGTTGGCCGCTTGTCATGCAAGTCACGCAAAGGAGGAGGGGTCGTGAAGATAGGGATCATCGGTGCGGGCAATGTCGGGACCGGGCTGACGAGGCATCTCGTGCCGCGCGGCCATTCCGTCATGCTGAGCTTCAGCCTCGACATGGCCAA is drawn from Trinickia violacea and contains these coding sequences:
- a CDS encoding LysR family transcriptional regulator, with the protein product MKNGASGSIDLLRALKTFTATVESENFSAAGRQLGVTPGAVSKQIGLLEASLGCRLFQRTTRHLSVTEEGRRLYMMVQQPAQQIEDALATLSADETQVGGLVKVSLPLAFSRVALLPVLNTFRERYPHVTLDLRFENRHVDLVSEGFDCAIGKLHDTDSSVVARTLAPLTLVLCAAPAYLKRNGEPQSVDDLERHELIAFRSPSSGRIQPWKLRSKNKEAIVQPRSHLIVTDTEALTELAVAGCGIVLLGLHHAAPLIAAGKLKCVLPKFNDKRSDICIYYAARKHLPPRVAAFVQFVVEEVRQSDVLKRATRALV